The DNA region AAGGAACTCGGCATGGGATCCAGCAAGGACGTCCTTGCCTTCCTCGAGCGGATCGGCGTCAAGGGAAAGTCTGCGTCCAGCAATCTCGAGGGGGAGATGATCGACCGGGTCAGGGCCCATTTCAGGAAACCCGCTCCGCCGCCCCCGCCGCCCCGAACCACCACGGTGACCCGCGAGGACGGGGTGCTGGAGCGCCGTTCGCAGAAGGTGGTCCTGCGCCGCGGTACCCCGACGCCGCTCCCCGCCCCCGAGCCGCCCCCCGAGGAGTCCGCCGCGGCCCCCGAGGCCGTCGAGGAGTCTGCGCCGGTGACGCCCGTTGTCGAGGCCGTTGTCCCCCCCGAGGTTTCCGGGGGAGCGCCGCAGGAAAAGGCCGGCGAGCCGACGATCGAGCCTCCGGTCCCGGAGCCGACGCTTCGGGTGATCGAAAAGCCCGCATCGCCCCCCAAGCCGGAGGATGTGCGGAAAGAGAAGGAAAAGAAGTGGAAGAAGACGAGGCCCCACGAGAAGAAGGTGCAGAAGGCGGTCCTCCAGAAGACGATCATCCAGGAAGTCCTCGCCGAGCCCGAAGCCGACGAGAAGAAGGCGGAAGATGCCGCGCCGTCGCCCAAGGTCGTGGTGCGGCAGTTCCAGCCCGGCCGGCCCGCGAAGAGAAGGGGGGGGCGGCCCGTCCGCGAGAAGAAGGCTCCCTCGACGCTCCCGCCCAAGGCGAGCAAGCTGCTGCTGAAGATCGAAGAGGTCGTGACCGTCGGGGACCTGGCCCATCGCATGGGCGTCAAGGCCGCCGCCGTCATCAAGAAGTTGATCGAGATGGGGATGCCCACCACCGTCAACCAGCTTCTTGACGCCGACACCGCCGGGCTCCTCGCGCAGGAGTACGGTTTCGTCGTGGAAAACGTCGCCCCCGAGGTGGAGAGCCTGATCGACCAGGAGGAGGACCGCGCGGAAGACCTTCGGCCGCGCGCCCCCGTGGTCACCATCATGGGGCACGTCGATCACGGCAAGACCACGCTGCTCGACGCCATCCGGGAGAGCGACGTCACCGGGTCCGAGGCCGGAGGGATCACCCAGCACATCGGGGCCTATGAGGTGGAGTACAACGGCCGGCGGGTGGTCTTCCTCGACACGCCGGGCCACGAGGCCTTCACCTCGATGCGCGCCCGGGGCGCCTCCGTGACCGACATCGTCATCCTCGTGGTCGGGGCGGACGACGGCGTGATGCCGCAGACGGTGGAGTCGATCAACCACGCCAAGGCGGCGGGGGTACCGATCGTCGTCGCGGTGAACAAGATCGACAAGCCGGGCGCCCAACCCGACCGGATCCGTCAACAGCTCTCCGACCACGGACTGAACCCCGAGGAGTGGGGCGGACAGACGCTCTACGCGAACGTCTCCGCCAAGAAGAAGGTCGGCATCAACGAGCTCCTCGAAACCGTCCTCCTGCAGGCGGATGTCCTCGACCTCAAGGGGAACCCGACGAAGCTCGCCCGCGGCACGGTCATCGAGTCGCGGTTGGAAAAAGGGCGCGGTCCCGTCGCCACCGTCCTGGTGTCGGACGGGACGCTGAAGGTGGGTGACGCCATCGTCACGGGGACCCACTACGGCCGTGTCCGCTCCCTGGTGAACCACAAGGGGAAGCGGCTCGACCAGGCGCCTCCCGGGACCCCCGTCGAGATCCAGGGGCTGTCCGGCCTGCCGGACGCAGGTCAGAAGTTCGCGGTCCTGAAGGACGAGCGCACCGCGCGTCAGATCGCCCTCCATCGCGTCGAGAAGGAACGGGAGCGCGCCGTGGTGCGCCCCCGGATGAGCCTCGAGGATCTCCACAAGCAGATCGACGAGGGGGTGGTGAAGGAACTGAACATCGTGATCAAGTCCGACGTCCAGGGATCGATGGAGGCGCTCCGGTTCTCCCTCGACAAGCTGGCCGACGAGAAGGTCAAGGTCGTCGTCATCCACTCCGGCGTCGGGGGGATCTCCGAGTCCGACGTGATGCTCGCTTCGGCCTCCTCCGCCGTGATCATCGGGTTCAACGTCCGCCCCGAGCCGAAGGCGGCCGTGGCCGCGGAACGCGAGGGGATCGACATCCGGCTCTACTCCGTCATCTACGACGTGGTGGACGACGTGAAAAAGGCGATGGAGGGGCTCCTCGAACCCACCCTCAAGGAGGTCGTCCTGGGCCGGGCCGAGGTGCGCAACATGTTCCACATCTCGAAGATCGGCACGATCGCGGGCTGCAGCATCCTGTCGGGAAAGATCGCCCGAGGCGCGAACATCCGCCTCCTTCGGGACAGCGTCGTCGTATACGAGGGGAAGCTCTCCTCCCTGAAGCGGTTCAAGGACGACGTCAAGGAAGTCGCGGAAGGGTACGAGTGCGGCCTCGGAATCGACGGGTACAACGACCTCCAGGTGGGCGACCAGATCGAGGCGTTCGTGGTCGAGAAGATCGCCGGGACGCTCGCGTGATTCCAGGCGGGGGATTCCGTTGCTGGTGGCGGTCCTGATCGCGGAGCTTCTCTTCCCGGACGCTGCGTCCCTCAAGGACAAGCGGCGGCGTCTCTCGGGTCTCGTCGCGCGGATCCGCGCCAACTACCCCGTATCGGTCGCCGAAGTGGGGGGACAGGATCTCTGGCAGCGGGGGACCGTCGGCGCGGCGCTCGTCACCACCGACGGGCGGCTTGCCCGGTCGATGCTTGACCGGATCGCGGGCGGAATCGGACGCGACGGCGAGGTGGAGCTTCTCTCGTCCCGCGTCGAATTCTTTTATCCCGAGGGGAGCGAAACGGAATGAAGGGCCGCGGCGACCGCCCCGCGCGTGTCGGTGAGAAGATCCGGGAAGAGCTCTCCCTCCTCCTGATGCGGAAGGTGAACGACCCCGGACTGGCGCCGGTCACCGTCACCGAAGTTTCCGTCACGAAGGACCTTCGGATCGCCCACGTGAATTACTCCGCTCTCGTCGCTCCCGAGGAGCGCCCGGCCGTGGCCAAGGCGCTCCGTCGGTCCTCCGGTTTCCTCCGGCGCGAGCTCGGCCACCTCCTCGGCCTTCGGTACGCTCCCGAACTTCAATTCCACTACGACGACTCGTTCGACCGCGGCGCCCGGATCGAAGCGATCCTCCGCGACATCCCCGGGGGGAAGGAAGGTCCGGATGAGGGGTGATCTCTCCGCGATCTGCCGCGTCCTGCGGGAAAAGGACCGCTTCCTCGTCGCCTGCCATGAAAATCCGGAAGGGGACGCGATCGGATCGGAGCTGGCGCTCGCCCTCGCCCTGCGCAAGATGGGAAAGACCGCGACGGTGCTGAACGCCGACCCGGTTCCCGCCAACCTTCTCTTCCTCCCGGGGACCGGCACGATCGTCTTCGACGGGGACGGATCGAAGTACGACGTCGCGGTCGTGGTGGATTGCGGTTCTCTGGAACGGACGGGGCGCGTCGGCCAGGAGCTGCGGAAGTGTCCCGTGATGGTCACCATCGACCACCACCGGACGAACGGGGATATCGGGGAACTCTCCCTGGTCGATCCCGACGCCGCGGCGACGGGGCTCCTCATCCACCGGGTCCTCTCGGCGATGGGGTACGAGATCGGCCTCGACGTGGCGACCAACATCTACGTCGCCGTCCTCACCGACACGGGGTCGTTCCATTACGGGAGTTCTTCGCCGGAGTCGTTCGAGGTGGCCGGGGAGATGGTCCGCCGGGGAGTCGATCCGTGGACCGTGGCGGAGCAGGTGTACGAGACGCAGAGCGCCCTCCGTCTCCGGCTGCTCGGCCGGGTGCTCGATTCCCTCGAGGTTTCCGGGGAGGGGAGGGTGGCCTGCATCACCGCGAGGCGGGAAGACCTGCTCGAGTTCGCCTCCGGTAAGGATGCCCTCGAGGGATTCATCAACTACCCCCGCTCCATCGTCGGCGTCGAAGTCGCCGTTTCCCTCCGCGAGGAGGAGGGAAACGTCTTTCGCGTGAGCTTCCGCTCCAAGGGGCGCGTCGACGTTTCCGCCGTCGCAGCCCGGTTCGGCGGCGGAGGACACCGCAATGCCGCCGGATGCACCGTCCCTGGAACCCTCGACGAAGTGAAGAAAAAAGTGCTCGAGGCGCTAGCCCGCATTTCTCACCAGGGTTCGTAGCGAGGCGGTGGAGATGGGCGTGGATACAAGGCGCGCGACCGAGGGCCCCGGAGGCGTAGTTCAGACTACGGCGAGGAGTCCGACCGAGCGCAACGCAGTAGACATGTCTATATCCGCCGCCGCAGTAGAAGCCTGGTGAGAAATGCGGGCTAACGGCCGTGTTGACGTGACGGCGGGGGTGCTGGTCGTCGACAAGCCCCGGGGGATCACCTCCTTCGACGTGGTCCGGGCCGTGGGGCGGATCCTCGGTGAGCGGAAGTGCGGCCACGCGGGCACCCTCGACCCGATGGCCACCGGGGTCCTGCCGGTGTGCGTCGGAGCCGCCACGAAGATCGCGGGCTACCTCACGGAGGAAGAGAAGGAGTACGAGGCGACGTTCGCGATCGGCGTTGCGACGGACACCGGCGACGCCACGGGGAAGCCGGTGGAGGAGCGCCCCGGCGCCACGGTCCCGGAAGGCGCCGTGTCGGGTGCGCTGGCGGCCCTGGTGGGGACGTTCGAACAGGTCCCCCCGGCGTATTCCGCGGTCAAGGTGGGCGGCGTGCGCTCCTACAAGCTCGCGAGGAAGGGGATCGACGTTCCTCTCGCGGCGCGCCGCGTCACGGTCCGCGAGGCGCGGCTCCTATCCATCGGGCCGGACCGGTTTCGGGTATTCCTCGCCGTGTCGAAAGGATTCTACGTCCGGTCGCTGCCGCGCGACCTGGGCGTGCGCCTCGGGGTTCCGTTGACGGTCTCGGAGCTGCGGCGCACCCGGGTGGGGGCGTTTCGCGAGGAGCTGGCAGTGACGCTGGACGCGTTGTGCGAACGGGCGCGGGGCGGCGACGCGGCCTCGCTGCTCATCCCGATCGTCGACGCGCTCGGAAGGTTCCCGCACTGGGAGGTGCCGGCGGAGGCGATCCCCCAGGTGCGCAACGGGCGGCTTTCGGGGCCGTGGCTGGTAGAGCGGGTCGCAGCTTCGATGGGGGATCTCGCGTTGCTGGTGACGTCGCGGCGGGAACCGCTGGCGATCGTCGGCCGGGATCCGACGGGACTCTGGAAAATCGTTCGGGGCATCTGATTTACATACGGGACCGGATATGGTATAAATTAATTCCTCAATAAAAACGGAACATTCTCGACGCAACGAAAGGAGAAAGGCAAAAGATCATGAGTCTGGTCACCGAGAAAAAGAGCGACATCATCGGAAAGTTCCGTGTGCACGACACGGACACCGGTTCCCCCGAGGTCCAGGTCGCGCTCCTTACGGAGCGGATCAACATGATCACGGACCACCTCAAAGTGCACTCCAAGGACTTCAGCACGCGGCGGGGCCTGCTCAAGCTGGTAGGGCAGCGGCGGCGCCTGCTGGATTACCTGAAGTCGGAGGAGTTGATGCGGTACAAGGCCCTTCTGGAGACGCTCGGCCTTCGGAAGTAGTCTCGGCATCGCTCGGAAATTTCCGCCAACACAATCCGCGGTCCCCACGGGGGGCCGCTACGAGAAGGGAATCCATTACTGTGGGAAACGTGTACGAAATTGAAGTGTCCGGAAGGAACCTGTCCATCGAATCGGGCCGTTGGGCCCGCCAGGCCGGCGGCGCGGCGGTCGTACGCTACGGGGAATCGGTGGTGCTGGTCACCGCCTGTCTCTCCGAGAACCCCCGTCCCGGCATCGACTTTCTCCCGCTGGTCGTAGACTACGTGGAGAAGACTTCCGCGGTCGGGAAAATCCCCGGCGGCTTCTTCAAGCGCGAGGGGAGACTCTCCGAGTTCGAGATCCTCACCTCCCGGATGATCGACCGGCCCATCCGTCCCCTCTTCCCGAAAGGGTTCTACAACGAGATCCAGATCGTCGCGACCGTTCTCTCGGCGGACAAGGAAAACGAGACCGGGATTCTGGCCATGATCGGCGCCTCGGCCGCGCTCTCGATCTCCGAGATCCCCTTCGCCGGACCGATCGCGGGGGCGCGGGTCGGCCGCATCGACGGGAAATTCGTGGTCAACCCCATCCTTCCCGACTTCGAGAAGAGCGACCTGAACATCTTCGTGGCCGGAAGCCGCGACGCGATCCTGATGGTCGAGGGAGGGGCGAACGAGGTCTCCGAGGAGGAGGTTCTCGACGCGATCCTCTTCGCGCACCGGTCGCTGGCGCCGATCCTCGACCTCCAGGAACGGATGGCGCGGGAGATCGGCAAGGAGAAGCGCGTCTTCGAAAAGAAGGTCCTTTCCGACGAAGAACTGCGGAAGATCGCGTCGATCGCCGAGGGGCCCTTCGCGGAGGCGTACGCCATCAAGGCGAAGCAGGACCGGCGCAAACGGATCGATGGGATCGGCGAGTCGGTTCGCGCCGCCTTCACCGACGAAGAGCGTGCGGAGAAGGGGGCATTGATCGCCGACGCCCTGAAAAGCCTTGAAAAGAATTTCGTACGCGGGACGATCCTTCGGGAGAGGAAGCGGATCGACGGACGGGGGCTGACCGACATCCGTCCCATCTCGTGCGAGGTGGGGGTGCTCCCCCGCACGCACGGGTCCGCCGTTTTCACCCGGGGGGAGACGCAGGCCCTGGTCATGGCCACCCTCGGGACCTCCCAGGACGAACAGCGGATCGACTCGATCATGGGAGACACGACCAAGTCGTTCATGCTTCATTACAACTTCCCGCCCTTCAGCGTCGGCGAGGTCAAGATGCTGCGCGGTCCCGGCCGCCGTGAGGTGGGGCACGGGGCGCTCGCCGAGCGTGCCGTGTCGAAGGTGCTGCCGAAGAACGCCGACTTCCCCTACACGGTGCGCGTCGTTTCCGAGGTCCTCGAGTCCAACGGCTCCTCCTCCATGGCCACGGTGTGCGGGGCGTCCCTCGCGATGATGGACGCCGGGATCCCGACCTCCGGAGCCGTTTCCGGCATCGCGATGGGCCTCATCAAGGAGGGGGACGACGTCGCGGTCCTCTCCGACATCCTCGGGGACGAGGACCATTTGGGCGACATGGACTTCAAGGTGGCGGGGACGAAGAACGGGGTGACCGCCATCCAGATGGACATCAAGATCGG from Deltaproteobacteria bacterium CG2_30_66_27 includes:
- a CDS encoding 30S ribosomal protein S15 produces the protein MSLVTEKKSDIIGKFRVHDTDTGSPEVQVALLTERINMITDHLKVHSKDFSTRRGLLKLVGQRRRLLDYLKSEELMRYKALLETLGLRK
- a CDS encoding tRNA pseudouridine(55) synthase TruB — encoded protein: MRANGRVDVTAGVLVVDKPRGITSFDVVRAVGRILGERKCGHAGTLDPMATGVLPVCVGAATKIAGYLTEEEKEYEATFAIGVATDTGDATGKPVEERPGATVPEGAVSGALAALVGTFEQVPPAYSAVKVGGVRSYKLARKGIDVPLAARRVTVREARLLSIGPDRFRVFLAVSKGFYVRSLPRDLGVRLGVPLTVSELRRTRVGAFREELAVTLDALCERARGGDAASLLIPIVDALGRFPHWEVPAEAIPQVRNGRLSGPWLVERVAASMGDLALLVTSRREPLAIVGRDPTGLWKIVRGI
- a CDS encoding polyribonucleotide nucleotidyltransferase, with protein sequence MTVGNVYEIEVSGRNLSIESGRWARQAGGAAVVRYGESVVLVTACLSENPRPGIDFLPLVVDYVEKTSAVGKIPGGFFKREGRLSEFEILTSRMIDRPIRPLFPKGFYNEIQIVATVLSADKENETGILAMIGASAALSISEIPFAGPIAGARVGRIDGKFVVNPILPDFEKSDLNIFVAGSRDAILMVEGGANEVSEEEVLDAILFAHRSLAPILDLQERMAREIGKEKRVFEKKVLSDEELRKIASIAEGPFAEAYAIKAKQDRRKRIDGIGESVRAAFTDEERAEKGALIADALKSLEKNFVRGTILRERKRIDGRGLTDIRPISCEVGVLPRTHGSAVFTRGETQALVMATLGTSQDEQRIDSIMGDTTKSFMLHYNFPPFSVGEVKMLRGPGRREVGHGALAERAVSKVLPKNADFPYTVRVVSEVLESNGSSSMATVCGASLAMMDAGIPTSGAVSGIAMGLIKEGDDVAVLSDILGDEDHLGDMDFKVAGTKNGVTAIQMDIKIGGVSREIMLSALRQAHEGRLHILGKMNAVMDTHRPDLSPYAPRIYVMMVKTDKIREIIGPGGKIIRGIQEQTGVKIDIDDDGTVKIAAVNADSARAAISIIEGITQSAEVGKVYEGRVRKIMDFGAFVEIFPGTDGLLHVSQISKHRVNVADCFKEGDDVTVRVLEVDRDGKIRLSHKEFEEEGRFPEASGPPPGQDREKGDAGRDRGRDGGRGGRGRR
- a CDS encoding ribosome-binding factor A, which translates into the protein MKGRGDRPARVGEKIREELSLLLMRKVNDPGLAPVTVTEVSVTKDLRIAHVNYSALVAPEERPAVAKALRRSSGFLRRELGHLLGLRYAPELQFHYDDSFDRGARIEAILRDIPGGKEGPDEG